CCCGGGGCGGATAGAGTTGGAAGAGGAGGTGTTCGCTCTCCCTAGGGGCAGCGAGAGCCAGGCAGGGACTGAGCCCGGGAGGCCGGGTGGAGCCAGCACCTTTCAGCTTTCTGGACGGCAGCGGCATTCAGGTTCTAAATGGCTTCTAAGAAGTTGGGTACAGATTTTCATGGGACTTTCAGTTACCTTGATGATGTCCCATTCAAAATAGGAGACAAATTCAAAACACCAGCTAAAGTTGGTCTACCTATCAGCTTCTCCTTGCCCAATTGCTTACAGGTTATCAGAGAGATGCAGTATGAATTCTCCTTGGAGAAGAAAACCATTGAGTGGGCTGAAGATGTTAAGCTGATCCAGGAAGCTCAGCGAGATGCAGAGCGGAAGGCTGAGGATGCGGAAGCTAAGGTGATTTCGAAGAGTGGCCCGGAGGGCGACAGCAAAACGAGCTTCTCCAGGAGTCACAGCGCAGCCACCATGCCGCCTCCGATCAACCCCATCCTCGCCAGCCTGCAGCACAACAGCATCCTCACTCCGACTCGGGTTAGCAGTAGTGCCACAAAGCAGAAAGTCCTCAGCCCGCCGCACACAAAGGCCGACTTCAATCCTGCCGACTTTGAGTGTGAAGAGGACCCGTTTGATAACCTGGAGTTAAAAACCATCGACGAGAAGGAAGAGCTGAGAAACATTCTGGTAGGGACCACTGGACCCATCATGGCTCAGTTACTGGACAGTGACTCACCCAGAGGAAGCTCAGGGTCTGTGTTACAGGACGAGGAGGTCTTGGCGTCCTTGGAGCAGGCAACCTTAGATTTCAAGCCTCTTCATAAACCCAACGGCTTTATAACCCTACCACAGTTGGGCAACTGTGAAAAGATGTCGCTGTCTTCCAAAGTGTCCCTGCCCCCTATCCCCACAGTAAGCAATATCAAATCTCTGTCCTTCCCCAAACTTGACTCTGATGACAGCAGTCAGAAGACAGTCAAGCTGGCGAGCACTTTCCATAGCACATCCTGCCTCCAAAGTGGCACGTCCCGGAACTTCCTAAATCCTTCCGCCCAAAGCAGTGCCAGGGAGCTCAATGGGGACCATACTCTTGGGCTTTCAGCTTTGAACTTGAACAGTGGCACCGAGGTGCCAACCCTGACATCTTCCCAGAtgccttccctctctgtcttgtCTGTGTGTACAGAAGAATCATCACCTCCAAATACATGTCCCACAGTCACGCCTCTGAACTTCCCAGTGTCACAAGTGCCCAACACGCCCAGCTGTCCCCAGGCCTATCTGGAACTGCAGGCGCTGTCTCCGGGTGAGCGGCAGTGTGTGGAGACGGTAGTCAGCATGGGCTACTCCTACGACTGTGTCCTGAGAGccatgaagaagaaaggagagaatatcGAGCAGATTCTCGACTATCTCTTTGCACATGGACAGCTTTGTGAGAAGGGCTTTGACCCTCTCTTAGTGGAAGAGGCTCTGGAGATGCACCAGTGCTCAGAAGAAAAGATGATGGAGTTGCTTCAGTTGATGAGCAAATTTAAGGAAATGGGCTTTGAATTGAAAGACATTAAGGAAGTTTTGCTATTACACAACAATGACCAGGACAATGCTTTGGAAGACCTCATGGCCAGGGCTGGAGCCAGCTGAGACCAGGCCCTGCCACAGCCCTGCCACAGCACCACCATCCCCCAGGAGGCCCTGCACAGCTCACTTGTGAGGAAGAAGGAACATGCTTCCAGATTTTCTTTGGGGGTTAGGTCAGGTGTGGAGATGACATTTgctagtctctgtgagcccaggccCGAACTGGGGGGAAAAGTAGGAAGACTTGGGCATACAAATGCCCTGCTGGCTCCTTCAATATTAAACATATCTGTATTTTGAGAAGTGTCCTTCCCACATTGGCCTTTCAGAAAGACTACTTGGATCTTTCTGGGGTCTCTTATTTCTTCAGCCAAAATCTGGCCTGGCTCCCAAGAGgtgtgggaagaagaggaggggcagACTGCTGCTGTTTGGGGGCTAGATGCTTTCCTCTCTGCCACAACATAGGCAGACTGGAACTCTAACCCAAGTTGAATACAAGAAAGAGGTTCTTCCAGGGGCCCACCATCCCCCAGCAGTCCTTAGTGTTACACTGGTTCTGGAATGTCTCTGCAGTACAAAAGATGCACTTTTCCTCATGGGCAGAGTCTTCTGCTAGGCGGTTCCCATGTGTCCCTTCCAGACTGTTTCTTTTGGCTTAGACCATAACCCTCTACTGCCCAGGGCATTGGAGCCCCTATGCTGGGAAGTGGTGTCAGGTTGAGTGATCACTGGCCCcttctcagcacactgagctggTGAGAAAACAGGCCACGACTAGTCACTCGGCACTAACCCCGTTCCTGACCAGcctcctccagccctgctttAGGATGACACAGAGTAACATCTAGGCATAGAAACCACTCTGGTTTGTTTGTATTATGTTCGACACCATTAAAGATATAACACAGTCTTGAATCTAAAATAATTTGCTAACTACTAACATTGGTGCCCTGTGAAAACGGGCGCTTCCGGGCActctgcgcctggaaacccgggaaccgggacaggaactgcgctacacacaccgggaactctgctccgttcgcgacagaccactctccatttgcctggtcgcacaaatccgaaTGCAACagcgctactgattggtgagtttttcccttttctttactggctaccgctggcccccattgcgggcccggatttccagccacctcccacgtctgcagcttgagatatttctgaaagggaccaccaccgtcaggtgcgtcctgggggctgtgtgaagccggcacgttcttcgcacccgacggggtggctgggcgttaagggctcccggggagaccttgcctcacaCAGCGGGGGGCCcccgcttatcggctgacgagctgataaggcggcttgtgcccgagatctgtccagacctccgggaggtcttggctccggatcatgtttatttttcgtttttgtctctccgctgcagacatgggaaataagttttccaactcgatcagccctacttacagattcctaagcttatccgtctctgtactgagagatggcccaagtatgctttaaaaaataacaaaaaatcccaatcttttacaggagttatctaattctggccagcgaacaggcaaatggaaagagttgctctttatcttagctttctctctctctaaaagctctaaaaaggtaaccatggcttgtgattcttccgccaaccagcacgcacctcctgctggccgccacggatggtggccagccacgagaagtgcggctttccattattgataccgccacgatttttcacagtgagtctgctgttctaatggctgaaatctgagctatatgtttgcgatggacaatcccgggggttgtccaggctgtgctggcattggcaggcacatttttgctcggagcaaaagTGGCGTCtgggtctaccaggtggacccacagcagcacagtcgcagctcctcccatcccttgacgaaagtgggggactttagctgagcttagatcttacttcattctcaggacgcctgagttgaagtctgatcccggtttgttattttaattttttattttccactcagttacagccatgggacagagggcatataccacccacttactttggcggatggggcggtacTGGTAAAtatggccgcttaacagctttgcggtaccggtaaacctgaccacataacagtatggcaggtacttcagccagtaaatgttaaaataagagttgcttcatctccaaactttctgctaaagctctaaaccctttcctttcccactaaggcgtctgccacgtgtaacctctgtctgactttcgtGCCATTGttgggcgggctcaaatgtgcaggcttgggcggttcctaagaattgccctaactcaccttaactccacccactcattctcaaactgccttgagaaccacagacgggtctaaaagtagctgagatctaaacaattaagtttacaataatcgggatggctcctaagccaaaagaaatcagcttatagcctcaagcaagtcttccaaaggattggtttacagtctgcctactggcagatccttccaaaagctgtccttaagccaccaatcgtcaggaaaaattcaggacatagagtaaaatccatctcttgttcccggctaaaagttaagtatctggagaacaaggctcctgaccccacgggcaaaagagtcatctgtggcatttaaggtgtgtcaggAAAAAAGCCCGAAAacgaaattgccaaatgctggcactcgctgacccctgaaagctgttgggtccctgttttaaatgaaaaaggccatgggctagcaaatgccctgcccatcaacagccttgtccttgtgctgcctagaaagacaaccagtcagctgactgcccccaggcgccaagacgcatgggtacagcaagctaagacttccagcaaacctaggcttggctacagacacagcagggaacccagaactcagcagggaagcgatcaatttcattccttctggacaccagagccattgactcagtcctgggagtttagggtgttactcctttctattgtcgggaacagaggacagccttacttccctcactagatttaattgcactttcagagttacttaatgaaaaagatttccaactaagataagagctcattgtctcatttcaaagttaccgcctgtgtttctcatgtgcatacagacagggccatgatctttgccttgtacctaattaaaaaaaaaaaagttctcttccactttcaagctccagaggacaccaggatccactgccttgtcaccaattccagaggaatttcccaactagggccacatagagccggaggcaaaagggaccgtaaaaatatccaggcggtaaggatataacagtttgtcactgttcaatactcagtatttcccaaacgctaaactagcaaaacaaacaggtgccttaaataaaccacctcaaatgaggcttgtctcaggtaaaaaattaagcagagtacttaaacatcacagccacccttaacatgtctccaaccagaccagatctacctcagataaatgtcaactccaaaaacaaaataataatgaatcttttgtctaagcttttatgtcaccagtgttttgtcagatagaaggttcccagccacaccatggaggacggacagctgcaggatctcatcctaggatcagccacaccttggaggatggacacagctacaggatttcatcccagaacttcaggagacagcttccccatctccccccaaaaccaatcaacgtccaccattcagcctgaagcagtctttgagagaaacggcgtcccatacccatctatccacatttttttctttttaaaaaacatgagagtcgggaatgatagacaattacacggttgggcttgcccggcggactgcctaactatttccggtgtagaatagccatctccgggtcagacatctcgcgggaccgggactctgtggccttacgtggttgcgtaaagcgcgtgcgcagccatgtaatctacacgcatgcatggagtacccacaggagtccctgtacgcatgcgcggcccaacctttaaaaagccggcgccatcttgcgcgaggctctcagtctctctctgtctctagctctccccacgtgtgtttcacgcaggcctgtcacctctatcctctttaataaaactctccagtggttctgtcgtgttcgggacgtgttcctagcgccgcataactACTAAcatagagagtttttataggaaaaCAACACAAGCAAGAAATTGGCAATTTGTGATTAGGTAGGAGGGATATGGGGCAAAGTaagttttttaacttttgttacaCACTTTGGGTGCAAGGGAAATGTCTGTTAACATAGAGAGACAAATAAACTGATCAAGAGTACAGAGTACACATGAGTGAAATTAtatgaacaattactaactacagaaaagaaaaataagatgggTAGACTGGGTGTAATTTTTATACCTTTAACTCAAGCACTCAGAAGGGAAAGGCCTGTATACTGGCCAGTGAGTTGAATAGAAATCTAGTCTTTGAAATCAGGtgcagaacagccagaactacacaataAAAACCATGTCTTCcatgcaaaaatcaacaaaaaaagatagaacaaactcagaggatttcactgaagtttctacaaagagttatatatttattacagttctgttttcttctttaagaacatgAAGTGCCCCAATTCAAACTGTTACATGAATAAGATTTTGCTAAAAGGCACTGCACATTGTAACAGGtataaatggatagatgaaaacattagcaatatAAATGTTGATCAAATATAATTCAACATAGGGCAGGAGATATGTTATAGCAGCAAAGTAGTCTTGCTTGTTTTGGATGGAGGTGTGGTCAATTGCCCTTGCTTACATGGGGGATCACAACTATTCCTTATTCCAACTTCAGGGATTGTAAGACCATCATTTGGTCACTGTTAGGACCAGGTATCCATGCAATGTATATCCATGCAcacaggtaaaatattcatattcacttaaaaattcaaacaaaacacaacacagaaaGGTCATGTACCTGCTATCCaatgactcagaaggctcaggcagtaTGAGTGTCATGAGTACATGCCATCCTGAGAAACAGAATAACACCCTCTGCCtaattgtaaagtaaaatatatggctgaaaatctgtaaaacaacatatgtttgacatgtacaaaaacctacaTCTCAAGACCATCATCCAatagtataaaaacaaaaaaaataggaaTGTTGGCCCTCCTTTCATCCCAGGATTTAGGGGCCAGAATCAGAGGAACctctgggtttgaggctagcctggcatacAGTGCTtttttcagggcagccaggg
This window of the Onychomys torridus unplaced genomic scaffold, mOncTor1.1, whole genome shotgun sequence genome carries:
- the LOC118575428 gene encoding ubiquitin-associated protein 1-like, whose amino-acid sequence is MASKKLGTDFHGTFSYLDDVPFKIGDKFKTPAKVGLPISFSLPNCLQVIREMQYEFSLEKKTIEWAEDVKLIQEAQRDAERKAEDAEAKVISKSGPEGDSKTSFSRSHSAATMPPPINPILASLQHNSILTPTRVSSSATKQKVLSPPHTKADFNPADFECEEDPFDNLELKTIDEKEELRNILVGTTGPIMAQLLDSDSPRGSSGSVLQDEEVLASLEQATLDFKPLHKPNGFITLPQLGNCEKMSLSSKVSLPPIPTVSNIKSLSFPKLDSDDSSQKTVKLASTFHSTSCLQSGTSRNFLNPSAQSSARELNGDHTLGLSALNLNSGTEVPTLTSSQMPSLSVLSVCTEESSPPNTCPTVTPLNFPVSQVPNTPSCPQAYLELQALSPGERQCVETVVSMGYSYDCVLRAMKKKGENIEQILDYLFAHGQLCEKGFDPLLVEEALEMHQCSEEKMMELLQLMSKFKEMGFELKDIKEVLLLHNNDQDNALEDLMARAGAS